The Phaeobacter sp. A36a-5a genome has a window encoding:
- a CDS encoding DUF2793 domain-containing protein translates to MPDITPDTLPQTTPLLALPYLMPAQAQKHVTHNEALRMLDALVQLRLEAIDATTPPATPAEGAAYGLADSPADAWAGQGGRLAIWQDAAWQFLTPQPGWRAWVPADQALRVWDGTQWQLPPLSGDRLDRLGIATDADATNRLSLRSPASLLSHDGGGHQLKINKASGSDTASLLFQSNWTGHAEMGLAGNTDFTVKLSPDGSNWEAAMVLKSANGRAGFGTYDPGARLEISGDDSTLLALTATGSSQDYLTAGDGSGAMFRLAQNGNGYCDGAWTGGGADYAEFFEWEDGNPDGEDRRGLAVVMAGDRIRAASPGETPIGVISTTPSILGNDDGGRWQGRSLRDGFGAMLRDAGGAPCLNPAYDPTRPYRSRAERAEWAMVGLLGRLRLRTGQPTDPRWIRLRALPASQDTPAEGLEEWLIR, encoded by the coding sequence ATGCCAGACATCACCCCAGACACCCTGCCCCAGACCACCCCTCTTCTTGCCCTGCCCTATCTGATGCCCGCCCAGGCGCAGAAACATGTGACCCATAACGAGGCGCTGCGCATGCTGGATGCGCTGGTGCAGCTGCGGCTGGAGGCCATTGACGCCACCACCCCGCCCGCAACCCCGGCCGAAGGGGCGGCCTATGGGCTGGCCGACAGCCCGGCCGATGCCTGGGCCGGTCAGGGCGGGCGGCTGGCGATCTGGCAGGATGCCGCCTGGCAGTTCCTGACGCCGCAGCCCGGCTGGCGCGCCTGGGTGCCGGCGGATCAGGCGCTGCGGGTCTGGGATGGCACCCAATGGCAGCTGCCGCCGCTGAGCGGCGACCGGCTCGACCGGCTGGGCATTGCCACCGATGCCGATGCCACCAACCGCCTGTCCCTGCGCAGCCCCGCCAGCCTGCTCAGCCATGATGGCGGCGGCCATCAGCTGAAGATCAACAAGGCCTCGGGCAGCGATACCGCCAGCCTGCTGTTTCAGTCGAACTGGACAGGCCATGCCGAGATGGGGCTGGCGGGCAATACCGATTTCACCGTGAAACTCTCTCCCGATGGCAGCAATTGGGAGGCCGCCATGGTGCTGAAATCCGCCAATGGACGTGCCGGCTTTGGCACCTATGATCCCGGTGCCCGTCTGGAGATCAGCGGCGATGACAGCACGCTTCTGGCGCTCACCGCGACGGGCAGTTCGCAGGATTATCTGACCGCCGGCGATGGCAGCGGCGCGATGTTCCGCCTGGCCCAGAATGGCAATGGCTATTGCGATGGCGCCTGGACCGGCGGTGGCGCGGATTATGCGGAATTCTTCGAATGGGAGGATGGCAACCCGGACGGAGAAGACCGGCGCGGCCTCGCGGTGGTGATGGCGGGTGACCGGATCCGCGCCGCAAGCCCCGGCGAGACGCCGATCGGGGTGATTTCCACAACCCCGTCGATCCTCGGCAATGACGACGGCGGGCGCTGGCAGGGTCGCAGCCTGCGCGATGGCTTTGGCGCCATGCTGCGCGATGCCGGCGGCGCGCCCTGCCTCAACCCGGCCTATGACCCCACCCGCCCCTATCGCAGCCGCGCCGAACGCGCGGAATGGGCCATGGTCGGGCTTCTGGGCCGACTGCGCCTGCGCACAGGCCAGCCCACCGATCCCCGCTGGATCCGCCTGCGCGCCCTGCCCGCCAGCCAGGACACCCCCGCCGAAGGGCTGGAGGAATGGCTGATCCGTTAG
- a CDS encoding mannose-1-phosphate guanylyltransferase/mannose-6-phosphate isomerase: MITPILLCGGSGTRLWPLSRKSYPKQFVPLVGETTLFQASALRLSGEGFAAPMVLTNSDFRFIVTEQLAEAGIDPGAILIEPAGRNTAPAVLAAALWLRARDPEGLMLVAPSDHVVPDAAAFRAAVAAAEPAARAGQLVTFGIKPDRAETGYGYLELDGDPGDFSPKVIGLKRFVEKPDLATAEDMLASGQFLWNAGIFLFSVKAIIAAFETHAPDLMAPVQGAVEQGEPDLGFLRLDPDAWDGAADISIDYAVMERAENLAVVPYAGGWSDLGGWDAVWRESGPDGDGIVTQGRATAIECSNSLLRSEDDGLEVVGIGLKDVIAVAMPDAVLVAHASRAQDVKQAVSALKAKSARQAEAFPKDHRPWGWFESLVVGERFQVKRIHVHPGAALSLQSHHHRSEHWIVVEGTAKVTVDDRVQLVSENQSVYIPLGAVHRMENPGKVPMVLIEVQTGSYLGEDDIIRYEDIYARK, from the coding sequence ATGATCACCCCCATTCTTCTGTGCGGCGGCTCGGGCACACGGCTGTGGCCGCTGTCGCGCAAAAGTTACCCAAAGCAATTTGTGCCCCTGGTCGGGGAGACCACGCTGTTTCAGGCCTCCGCCTTGCGCCTGTCGGGCGAGGGGTTTGCGGCTCCGATGGTGCTGACCAATTCCGATTTCCGCTTTATTGTCACCGAACAGCTGGCGGAGGCGGGCATTGATCCGGGCGCCATCCTGATCGAACCGGCGGGACGCAACACCGCGCCTGCGGTGCTGGCGGCGGCCCTCTGGCTGCGGGCGCGCGACCCGGAGGGGCTGATGCTGGTGGCGCCCTCGGATCATGTGGTGCCCGATGCGGCGGCCTTTCGTGCGGCGGTGGCGGCGGCGGAACCGGCGGCGCGGGCAGGCCAGCTGGTCACCTTCGGGATCAAACCGGACCGGGCCGAGACCGGCTATGGCTATCTCGAACTGGATGGCGATCCCGGTGATTTCAGCCCCAAGGTGATCGGCCTGAAACGCTTTGTCGAGAAACCGGATCTGGCCACCGCCGAGGATATGCTGGCCTCCGGTCAGTTCCTGTGGAACGCAGGCATCTTCCTGTTCTCGGTGAAGGCGATCATCGCCGCCTTTGAGACCCATGCGCCGGATCTGATGGCGCCGGTGCAGGGCGCCGTGGAGCAGGGGGAGCCGGATCTGGGCTTTCTGCGGCTGGACCCGGACGCCTGGGACGGGGCCGCGGATATCTCCATCGACTATGCGGTGATGGAGCGGGCAGAGAATCTCGCCGTGGTGCCCTATGCGGGCGGCTGGTCCGATCTGGGGGGCTGGGATGCGGTCTGGCGCGAAAGCGGGCCGGATGGCGATGGCATTGTCACCCAGGGCCGCGCCACCGCCATTGAGTGCAGCAACAGCCTGCTGCGCTCGGAGGATGACGGGCTGGAGGTTGTCGGCATCGGGCTGAAAGACGTGATTGCCGTGGCAATGCCCGATGCGGTGCTTGTTGCGCATGCCTCCCGCGCGCAGGACGTCAAACAGGCGGTCAGCGCGCTGAAGGCGAAATCCGCCCGCCAGGCCGAGGCCTTCCCCAAGGATCACCGGCCCTGGGGCTGGTTTGAGAGCCTGGTGGTGGGCGAACGGTTCCAGGTGAAACGCATCCATGTCCACCCCGGCGCGGCGCTCAGCCTGCAGAGCCATCATCACCGTTCGGAACATTGGATCGTGGTCGAAGGCACCGCCAAGGTGACGGTGGATGACAGGGTACAGCTGGTGAGCGAAAACCAGTCGGTCTATATTCCCCTGGGCGCGGTGCACCGGATGGAGAACCCCGGCAAGGTGCCGATGGTCCTCATCGAGGTGCAGACCGGCAGCTATCTCGGCGAGGATGACATCATCCGCTACGAGGATATCTACGCCCGCAAGTGA